In a genomic window of Streptococcus oralis subsp. tigurinus:
- the hpf gene encoding ribosome hibernation-promoting factor, HPF/YfiA family, with translation MIKYSIRGENLEVTEAIRDYVVSKLEKIEKYFQPEQELDARVNLKVYREKTAKVEVTIPLGSITLRAEDISQDMYGSIDLVTDKIERQIRKNKTKIERKNKNKVATSQLFTDALIEDENVVQPKVVRSKQIDLKPMDLEEALLQMDLLGHDFFIYVDVEDQTTNVLYRREDGEVGLLEVKES, from the coding sequence ATGATTAAATATAGTATCCGTGGTGAAAACCTAGAAGTAACAGAAGCGATTCGTGATTATGTAGTTTCTAAACTCGAAAAGATCGAAAAGTATTTTCAACCTGAGCAAGAGTTGGATGCACGTGTGAATTTGAAAGTTTACCGTGAAAAAACAGCAAAAGTTGAAGTAACGATTCCACTTGGATCTATTACTCTCCGTGCAGAAGATATTTCTCAAGATATGTATGGCTCTATCGATCTTGTAACTGATAAAATTGAACGTCAAATTCGTAAAAATAAAACAAAAATCGAACGGAAGAATAAAAATAAAGTTGCGACAAGCCAACTCTTTACAGATGCCCTAATTGAAGATGAAAATGTTGTGCAACCAAAAGTAGTTCGTTCAAAACAAATTGATTTAAAACCAATGGATTTAGAAGAAGCGCTTCTTCAAATGGATTTATTGGGACATGATTTCTTTATCTATGTAGATGTAGAAGATCAAACAACAAATGTTTTGTATCGTCGTGAAGATGGTGAGGTTGGTTTGCTCGAAGTAAAAGAATCATAA
- a CDS encoding acyl-CoA dehydrogenase family protein: protein MATKEEILRELYPEDLFHYADGLTLGEAEVLQETRRLIEKHLRPVINEYWEKPDFPFEEFYAVAKGAQIMNNPKLFEGREGSWKPSELYIAFLYLELARFDASMATFYTVHGGLCYNTILLGGDERQQKEFLPKLAAFDWQGCFALTEPLSGSDIAGGLATTAERVGDKWILNGEKRWIGGSDTADVVPVFARDVADGKVKCFIVRKGAPGYHAEPIPHKIALRCVRNGHITMKNVEVPDSDRLVNINGFGDVARILTFTRADVAHIAMGVTCGSYVAALKYAKDREQFKRPIAKFQIVQEKLARMQANAVAVIAYSTRIAEMQEKGNELMLNSALAKMHNSLVMRETVALARETCGGNGITLETDVARFFADAESIYTYEGSHEVNALIVGREITGLGAFV, encoded by the coding sequence ATGGCAACAAAAGAAGAAATTTTACGCGAACTATATCCTGAAGACCTTTTTCACTATGCGGATGGTCTAACTTTGGGAGAAGCAGAGGTTTTACAAGAAACTCGCCGTTTGATTGAGAAACATCTCCGTCCGGTTATTAATGAATACTGGGAAAAACCTGATTTTCCTTTTGAAGAATTCTATGCTGTAGCTAAGGGCGCTCAAATTATGAACAATCCAAAATTGTTTGAGGGACGTGAAGGTAGCTGGAAACCATCTGAACTTTATATTGCCTTCTTGTATCTTGAACTTGCTCGCTTCGATGCTTCTATGGCAACATTCTACACTGTTCATGGCGGACTTTGCTACAACACAATTCTCTTGGGTGGTGATGAGCGTCAACAAAAAGAATTTCTTCCAAAACTAGCTGCATTTGATTGGCAAGGTTGCTTCGCTTTAACTGAACCTCTTTCAGGTTCTGATATTGCTGGAGGACTTGCAACTACTGCAGAACGTGTTGGAGACAAGTGGATTCTAAATGGTGAAAAACGCTGGATTGGTGGTTCAGATACTGCGGATGTCGTTCCTGTATTTGCTCGTGATGTTGCGGATGGCAAGGTGAAATGCTTTATCGTTCGTAAGGGAGCTCCTGGATATCATGCAGAACCAATCCCACATAAGATTGCTCTTCGTTGTGTCCGCAATGGCCATATTACTATGAAGAATGTAGAGGTTCCAGATTCAGACCGTTTGGTAAATATCAATGGTTTTGGTGATGTAGCCCGCATCTTGACCTTCACTCGTGCGGACGTTGCTCACATTGCTATGGGAGTGACTTGTGGATCTTATGTAGCAGCTCTTAAATATGCTAAAGATCGTGAACAGTTCAAACGTCCAATTGCCAAATTCCAAATTGTTCAAGAAAAATTGGCTCGTATGCAGGCAAATGCTGTAGCAGTTATTGCTTATTCAACTCGTATTGCTGAGATGCAAGAGAAAGGGAATGAATTGATGCTTAACTCGGCTCTTGCTAAGATGCACAATTCCTTGGTGATGCGCGAAACAGTTGCCCTTGCTCGTGAAACTTGCGGAGGTAATGGTATTACGCTTGAGACAGACGTTGCTCGTTTCTTTGCAGATGCTGAATCAATCTATACCTATGAAGGTTCACACGAAGTGAATGCCTTAATTGTTGGTCGTGAGATTACTGGACTAGGTGCCTTTGTTTAA